A genomic segment from Meleagris gallopavo isolate NT-WF06-2002-E0010 breed Aviagen turkey brand Nicholas breeding stock chromosome 25, Turkey_5.1, whole genome shotgun sequence encodes:
- the LOC100547653 gene encoding digestive cysteine proteinase 1-like: MEDWGWLLVVLRAAVLLGAESEAPPERPTFGDVYHVEGTISLPYAEIREPFEAWYNLTGEKSRIEYYGGQVVTFQFGSMGPFGASFKVTPETTETELNVRKCFRINGTDGDLIIPQSVFPSLEHFRRVREEQFHGQHCTVWQNVSYWGHKKNVYTLRVGSSMHGPVPLHYEVRGYNSLLGSHYDKYEIEYSAFGHRFDPSIFQLPHGVQCEQWPTAGPEHRIVANPMQEFVGTAPDMERVHHRLFHRYKERFGKRYSSEEEHEHRKRTFIHNMRFVHSKNRAALSYSLALNHLADRTPQEMAAMRGRRRSGDPNHGQSFSMQLYTGLILPESLDWRLYGAVTPVKDQAVCGSCWSFATTGAMEGALFLKTGVLTPLSQQVLIDCSWGFGNYACDGGEEWRAYEWIKKHGGIASTESYGPYLGQNGYCHYNQSELVAPLTGYVTVEPGNAEALKAALFKHGPVAVNIDASHKSFTFYANGVYEEPHCGNETSELDHAVLAVGYGVLHGKSYWLIKNSWSTFWGNDGYILMAMKDNNCGVATAASFPILA, from the exons ATGGAGGACTGGGGGTGGTTGTTGGTGGTGCTtagggctgcagtgctgctgg gagCAGAGAGCGAAGCTCCTCCAGAGAGACCCACGTTTGGAGATGTCTACCATGTTGAAG GAACCATCAGCCTGCCCTATGCCGAGATCAGGGAGCCCTTTGAAGCCTGGTACAACCTCACAGGGGAGAAGAGCCGCATCGAGTATTACGGCG GGCAAGTGGTCACCTTCCAGTTCGGCTCCATGGGGCCTTTTGGTGCCAGCTTCAAAGTGACCCCAGAGACCACGGAGACGGAGCTGAACGTCCGCAAATGTTTCCGCATCAACGGCACGGATGGGGATCTCATCATCCCACAGAGTGTCTTCCCCAGCCTGGAGCACTTCAGG CGGGTGCGGGAGGAGCAGTTCCACGGGCAGCACTGCACCGTATGGCAGAACGTCTCCTACTGGGGCCATAAGAAGAACGTCTACACGCTGCGGGTGGGCAGCTCGATGCACGGCCCCGTGCCCCTGCATTATGAGGTGCGGGGCTACAACAGCCTGCTGGGCTCCCACTACGACAAATACGAGATCGAGTACAGCGCCTTCGGGCACCGCTTCGACCCCAGCATCTTCCAGCTCCCACACg GTGTGCAGTGTGAGCAGTGGCCCACAGCCGGCCCCGAGCACCGCATCGTGGCCAACCCCATGCAGGAGTTTGTGGGGACTGCCCCGGACATGGAGCGCGTCCACCACCGCCTCTTCCACCGCTATAAGGAGAGGTTTGGGAAACGCTACAGCAGTGAGGAGGAGCACGAGCACCGCAAGAGAACCTTCATCCACAACATGCG GTTTGTGCACTCCAAGAACCGTGCCGCGCTCTCCTACTCGCTGGCGCTGAACCACCTGGCTGACCGCACGCCCCAGGAGATGGCCGCCATGCGGGGACGGCGCCGGAGCGGGGACCCCAACCATGGGCAGAGCTTCTCCATGCAGCTCTACACCGGTCTCATCCTGCCCGAGAGCCTGGACTGGAGGCTGTACG GCGCGGTGACCCCCGTGAAGGACCAGGCTGTCTGTGGGTCCTGCTGGAGCTTCGCCACCACGGGGGCCATGGAGGGGGCCCTCTTCCTCAAG ACCGGCGTGCTGACCCCGCTGTCCCAGCAAGTCCTCATCGACTGCTCCTGGGGCTTTGGGAACTATGCGTGTGATGGGGGTGAGGAGTGGAGAGCCTACGAGTGGATCAAGAAGCACGGCGGCATCGCCAGCACCGAGTCCTACGGGCCTTACCTGGGACAG AATGGCTACTGCCACTACAACCAGTCGGAGCTGGTGGCCCCGCTCACCGGCTACGTCACTGTGGAGCCGGGCAATGCTGAAGCTCTGAAAGCTGCACTGTTCAAGCACGGCCCCGTAGCTGTCAACATTGATGCCTCACACAAGTCCTTCACCTTCTACGCCAACGGGGTCTACGAGGAGCCCCACTGTG GGAATGAGACGTCAGAGCTGGACCACgcagtgctggctgtgggcTATGGCGTCCTGCATGGCAAGAGTTACTGGCTCATCAAGAACTCCTGGTCCACCTTCTGGGGCAACGATGGCTACATCCTCATGGCCATGAAGGACAACAACTGCGGCGTGGccactgctgcttccttcccCATCCTGGCTTGA